In Bombus pyrosoma isolate SC7728 linkage group LG2, ASM1482585v1, whole genome shotgun sequence, a genomic segment contains:
- the LOC122577773 gene encoding cell wall protein DAN4-like, whose amino-acid sequence MNVFLVALEILFIFNSIPIGTLQIIPSNQTCVMQGTFEIVDGTCANYYICIFNGVELMSYDMSCASSMVFDPSLKYCTSSSNYICKQITSSMSSSTSSSSPSSTASSTPSTTPSTTPSTTPSTTPSTTPSTTPSTTPSTTPSTTPSTTPSTTPSTTPSTTPSTTPSTTPSTTPSTTPSTTPSTTPSTTPSTTPSTTASPKCVTSGRFPITGHGCEQYYFCYVNGATTIRYDLKCPNGLKFNSVTQKCVLPCPGVDLCPPCVLGK is encoded by the coding sequence ATGAACGTATTCCTCGTTGCGcttgaaattcttttcatctttaatTCGATTCCCATTGGGACGCTTCAAATAATTCCATCTAACCAAACATGTGTAATGCAAGGAACATTTGAAATCGTGGATGGAACGTGtgctaattattatatatgtatttttaacgGAGTTGAATTGATGTCATACGATATGTCGTGCGCATCTTCGATGGTATTTGATCCCTCGCTAAAATATTGCACATCCTCTTCGAATTATATCTGTAAGCAAATTACATCATCGATGTCAAGTTCCACGTCAAGTTCGTCACCAAGTTCGACGGCAAGTTCGACGCCAAGTACGACACCAAGTACGACGCCCAGTACGACACCAAGTACGACACCAAGTACCACACCAAGTACGACGCCCAGTACGACACCAAGTACGACACCAAGTACCACACCAAGTACGACGCCCAGTACGACACCAAGTACGACGCCCAGTACGACGCCCAGTACGACGCCCAGTACGACACCAAGTACAACGCCCAGTACGACGCCCAGTACGACGCCAAGTACGACGCCAAGTACGACGCCAAGTACGACGCCAAGTACAACGGCAAGTCCTAAATGCGTTACAAGTGGTAGATTTCCAATAACTGGCCACGGTTGTGAgcaatattatttctgttacGTGAATGGTGCGACGACCATCAGATATGATCTTAAATGCCCAAACGGTTTGAAATTTAACAGTGTAACGCAAAAATGTGTATTACCTTGTCCAGGTGTTGATTTATGTCCACCTTGTGTATTGggtaaataa